From one Lycium ferocissimum isolate CSIRO_LF1 chromosome 7, AGI_CSIRO_Lferr_CH_V1, whole genome shotgun sequence genomic stretch:
- the LOC132062483 gene encoding uncharacterized protein LOC132062483 isoform X2, with translation MDKSWINILNRLDPLYENGAKEFLHFASLDRPNSSEILCPCRKCRNRKFVPKDLIVEHIVVDGFLTSYTSWIFHGEKSSQVTGPDTHGIVRTLGKRPAPSLVFGPVNKRSQAEQRDFDARVEIEVQKATSAIRIDMEKRLAEAKKDMEAKLDEKVLDEKVKARIQAYLQSMGFRNGSNSKTISTEQLSDNSNEDRQQSLSPVSNVQTNKHF, from the exons ATGGATAAGAGTTGGATAAACATATTGAATAGGCTTGATCCTTTATATGAGAATGGAGCCAAAGAGTTTCTTCATTTTGCCTCATTAGATAGGCCCAATTCCTCCGAAATCTTGTGTCCATGCCGAAAATGTCGTAATAGAAAATTTGTTCCTAAAGATTTGATTGTTGAACATATTGTGGTTGATGGATTTCTAACTAGTTACACTAGTTGGATTTTTCATGGTGAGAAATCATCACAAGTAACGGGACCAGATACTCATGGGATTGTTCGAACTTTAGGAAAAAGACCAGCTCCAAGTTTAGTTTTTGGCCCAGTAAATAAACGATCCCAGGCGGAGCAACGAGATTTTGATGCAAGGGTTGAGATAGAAGTTCAAAAAGCTACCTCAGCTATCCGAATTGATATGGAGAAAAGGTTGGCTGAAGCAAAGAAAGATATGGAAGCAAAACTAGATGAAAAAGTATTAGATGAAAAAGTAAAGGCAAGGATCCAAGCATATTTACAAAGTATGGGTTTCAGGAATGGCTCTAATAGTAAAACAATCAGTACTGAACAG CTTTCCGATAACTCAAATGAAGACCGCCAACAATCATTATCACCGGTTTCAAATGTTCAAACAAATAAG CACTTTTGA
- the LOC132062483 gene encoding uncharacterized protein LOC132062483 isoform X1 — protein MDKSWINILNRLDPLYENGAKEFLHFASLDRPNSSEILCPCRKCRNRKFVPKDLIVEHIVVDGFLTSYTSWIFHGEKSSQVTGPDTHGIVRTLGKRPAPSLVFGPVNKRSQAEQRDFDARVEIEVQKATSAIRIDMEKRLAEAKKDMEAKLDEKVLDEKVKARIQAYLQSMGFRNGSNSKTISTEQLSDNSNEDRQQSLSPVSNVQTNKVPRDTSRRRHSEGTRRLHRNLVCIYFRALFKIVQNINLE, from the exons ATGGATAAGAGTTGGATAAACATATTGAATAGGCTTGATCCTTTATATGAGAATGGAGCCAAAGAGTTTCTTCATTTTGCCTCATTAGATAGGCCCAATTCCTCCGAAATCTTGTGTCCATGCCGAAAATGTCGTAATAGAAAATTTGTTCCTAAAGATTTGATTGTTGAACATATTGTGGTTGATGGATTTCTAACTAGTTACACTAGTTGGATTTTTCATGGTGAGAAATCATCACAAGTAACGGGACCAGATACTCATGGGATTGTTCGAACTTTAGGAAAAAGACCAGCTCCAAGTTTAGTTTTTGGCCCAGTAAATAAACGATCCCAGGCGGAGCAACGAGATTTTGATGCAAGGGTTGAGATAGAAGTTCAAAAAGCTACCTCAGCTATCCGAATTGATATGGAGAAAAGGTTGGCTGAAGCAAAGAAAGATATGGAAGCAAAACTAGATGAAAAAGTATTAGATGAAAAAGTAAAGGCAAGGATCCAAGCATATTTACAAAGTATGGGTTTCAGGAATGGCTCTAATAGTAAAACAATCAGTACTGAACAG CTTTCCGATAACTCAAATGAAGACCGCCAACAATCATTATCACCGGTTTCAAATGTTCAAACAAATAAG GTACCCAGAGACACATCCCGAAGACGACACTCGGAAGGAACCCGAAGACTTCATCGAAATcttgtttgtatttactttcgcgcattatttaaaattgtacaaaacataaacttgGAGTAG
- the LOC132063206 gene encoding uncharacterized protein LOC132063206 — MKRSIEGINGINFVDEEESKVKLKQKNMLNELLELQKDFVSKKRKLQAAKQRRDNILGEIIFLKQRHRYLLKMQSSNVDTERNISHMKNFDAESEVSEEEKSNNGCDAGVETARPAFTSKFNLGCEVGNEEVATSRDVLKLECMPKKYLIDDNNRVGKKKLDWHAQVTLKV; from the exons ATGAAAAGGTCTATAGAGGGTATCAatggaattaattttgttgatgAAGAAGAATCCAAGGTGAAGCTTAAGCAGAAAAATATGTTAAATGAGTTATTAGAACTGCAAAAG GATTTTGTCTCCAAGAAGAGGAAGTTGCAGGCTGCAAAGCAGAGGAGAGATAACATTTTGGGTGAAATCAT atttttaaagcaaaggcATAGGTACTTGCTGAAAATGCAATCTTCCAATGTCGATACGGAAAGAAATATTTCACATATGAAAAATTTCGATGCTGAAAGTGAAGTCTCTGAAGAAGAAAAATCCAATAATGGCTGTGATGCAGGGGTAGAAACAGCTCGTCCCGCCTTTACCTCAAAGTTCAATTTG GGATGTGAAGTAGGAAACGAggaagttgcaacaagtagggacGTGTTGAAATTGGAGTGTATGCCAAAGAAATACCTGATTGATGACAACAATCGAGTTGGAAAGAAGAAACTCGATTGGCATGCTCAAGTGACTTTAAAGGTCTAA